In the Pseudomonas orientalis genome, one interval contains:
- a CDS encoding GntR family transcriptional regulator, with the protein MTPKPNPLSSIKVSGPIPAHLARAVIEETLRNAILDGRLPCGTAMRQQELASLFGVSRMPVREALRQLEAQSLLHVVTHKGAVVAPLIEDNSAETYALRMLLESEALRLSIPLLTEADIAEAEACIHALESEKDYSEIGRLNRLFHMVLYGKAPNHRLLKLVEHGLNEEERFLRFNLEAMGLGETSQEDHRELLSLVVQKKIDESILTLRNHLMRGMEVINTYLNGLETADKAGAS; encoded by the coding sequence GTGACGCCAAAGCCGAACCCTTTAAGCAGCATCAAGGTCAGCGGGCCTATTCCCGCTCATCTTGCCCGCGCCGTTATTGAAGAAACGTTGCGCAACGCCATTCTCGATGGGCGGTTGCCCTGTGGCACCGCCATGCGCCAGCAGGAGCTCGCCAGCTTGTTCGGCGTCAGCCGCATGCCGGTACGCGAAGCCTTGCGCCAGTTGGAAGCACAATCGCTGCTGCATGTGGTGACCCACAAGGGTGCGGTGGTCGCCCCATTGATCGAGGACAATTCAGCAGAGACCTATGCCCTGCGCATGCTGTTGGAGTCCGAGGCTCTGCGCTTGTCGATCCCATTGCTCACTGAGGCTGATATTGCCGAGGCAGAGGCCTGTATCCATGCGCTGGAGTCTGAGAAAGACTACAGCGAGATTGGCCGCCTCAATCGGCTGTTTCACATGGTCTTGTATGGCAAGGCGCCTAACCATCGCTTGCTGAAACTGGTGGAGCATGGGCTGAATGAGGAAGAGCGCTTTCTGCGCTTCAACCTCGAGGCAATGGGACTGGGCGAGACGTCACAGGAAGACCACCGCGAACTGCTCAGCCTGGTGGTGCAGAAAAAAATCGACGAGAGCATCCTGACATTGCGTAATCACCTGATGCGCGGCATGGAGGTCATCAATACATACCTCAATGGCCTGGAAACTGCAGATAAAGCAGGCGCGTCGTAA
- the lapG gene encoding cysteine protease LapG: protein MLGGLHADWDFSQISRKASALYGPLGEGQQRIDAWQRLLASQKQVSEQEQLKVVNLFFNKQMTYVEDIDLWHAVDYWETPIEGLWKGAGDCEDYAIAKYFSLRHLGVSSDKLRITYVKALRQNRAHMVLTYYSTPDAIPLVLDSLMDEILPATRRTDLIPVYSFNAEGLYLPGAKGNKKVGDTKRLSRWQDVLRKMRAEGFPAEPAN, encoded by the coding sequence ATGCTTGGCGGGCTGCATGCCGATTGGGATTTCTCGCAGATCAGCCGCAAGGCCAGTGCCCTGTATGGCCCACTGGGCGAAGGCCAGCAGCGTATTGACGCCTGGCAGCGGCTGTTGGCCAGCCAAAAGCAGGTCAGCGAACAAGAACAGCTCAAGGTCGTTAACCTGTTTTTCAACAAACAAATGACCTACGTGGAAGACATCGATCTCTGGCACGCGGTCGATTATTGGGAGACACCCATCGAAGGCCTCTGGAAGGGTGCCGGTGACTGCGAAGACTACGCCATCGCCAAGTATTTCAGTTTGCGTCACCTGGGTGTGTCCAGCGACAAATTGCGCATTACCTACGTCAAGGCCTTGCGTCAGAATCGCGCGCACATGGTCTTGACCTACTATTCGACCCCCGACGCGATCCCGCTGGTGCTTGACAGCCTGATGGATGAAATCCTGCCCGCAACCCGCCGTACCGATTTGATCCCGGTGTATTCATTCAACGCCGAGGGCCTGTACCTGCCCGGTGCCAAGGGCAACAAGAAGGTCGGCGATACCAAACGCTTGTCGCGCTGGCAGGATGTGTTGAGAAAAATGCGTGCGGAAGGCTTTCCAGCCGAGCCTGCCAACTAG
- the lapD gene encoding cyclic di-GMP receptor LapD — protein sequence MSLFKQLLIAICLFLVVAFSGSFMVSLESSRTQYVNQLRSHAQDAATALALSLTPNIDDPAMVELLVSSIFDSGYYASIRVVDLATDKTIVERSGIPDNNGVPNWFVKLIGLEPAGGDALVSRGWEQAARVEVVSHPMFALAKLWQSALGSLGWLLMCGAVSVVLGGLLLRRQLKPLDYMVKQSHAIARREFLSLPDLPRTPELRRVVQAMNQMVEKLKALFQEQAERSEKLRTESYQDNLTGLANRRYFEMQLNARVSNPEETNSGYLLVLRVKDLAGLNQRLGGQRTDQLLQAVGEQLLRQCEPYPETHNLVTRIRGGEFAVLAPGLTREEALQLAQSLESTLLSLQATGASDVAPVAYIGLAPFNHGDAPQALLTRADQALAQAEAQGDSTWVCLDHSATAKVGDDHHAWHTLLDQALTQQRFELYFQPVVSSQDPQLVLHYKVLSRLHDVDGHTLPAGRFLPWLERFGWSARLDRLMLEQVLEQMTSHSHNLALNLSAATLQDPQALQRIYDLLRQHSNLGPRLTLEIGEEQLPEQPVLEQMTQRLRELGFSLSLQRFGGRFSMIGNLARLGLAYLKIDGSYIRAIDQESDKRLFIEAIQRAAHSIDLPLIAERVETEGELKVIREMGIFGVQGQLFGEPAPWK from the coding sequence ATGTCTCTGTTCAAACAGCTATTGATCGCAATCTGTCTGTTCCTGGTGGTCGCCTTCAGCGGCAGCTTCATGGTCAGCCTGGAAAGTTCGCGCACGCAATACGTCAACCAGTTGCGCTCCCATGCGCAGGATGCCGCGACGGCGCTGGCGCTGTCGCTTACCCCCAATATCGATGACCCGGCCATGGTGGAGCTGCTGGTCAGCTCGATCTTCGACAGCGGTTACTACGCCAGCATCCGGGTGGTGGACCTGGCCACGGACAAAACCATCGTCGAACGCAGCGGCATACCCGACAACAACGGCGTGCCCAACTGGTTTGTTAAATTGATCGGCCTGGAGCCGGCCGGTGGGGATGCGCTGGTGAGCCGCGGTTGGGAGCAGGCGGCGCGCGTCGAAGTGGTCAGCCATCCGATGTTCGCCCTGGCCAAACTCTGGCAGAGCGCCTTGGGCAGTCTTGGCTGGTTGCTGATGTGCGGCGCGGTCAGCGTGGTGCTTGGCGGGTTGCTGCTGCGCCGCCAATTGAAGCCGTTGGACTACATGGTCAAACAGTCCCACGCGATTGCCCGCCGAGAATTCCTCAGCCTGCCCGACCTGCCGCGCACGCCGGAACTGCGCCGGGTAGTGCAGGCAATGAATCAAATGGTGGAAAAGCTCAAGGCACTGTTCCAGGAGCAGGCCGAGCGCAGCGAAAAGCTGCGCACCGAATCCTATCAGGACAACCTCACCGGTCTGGCCAACCGGCGTTACTTCGAGATGCAGCTCAACGCCCGTGTCAGCAATCCCGAAGAAACCAACTCCGGCTACCTGCTGGTGTTGCGCGTCAAGGACCTGGCCGGCCTCAATCAGCGCCTGGGAGGCCAGCGTACCGACCAGCTGCTGCAAGCGGTCGGCGAACAGCTGTTGCGCCAGTGCGAGCCGTACCCGGAAACCCACAACCTCGTGACCCGTATCCGTGGCGGCGAATTCGCGGTGCTGGCGCCTGGGCTGACGCGAGAAGAAGCGCTGCAATTGGCGCAGAGCCTGGAAAGCACCTTGCTCAGCCTGCAGGCTACCGGCGCCAGCGACGTCGCGCCCGTGGCCTATATCGGCCTGGCACCGTTCAACCATGGCGATGCGCCGCAGGCGCTGCTGACCCGCGCCGACCAGGCCCTGGCGCAAGCCGAAGCCCAGGGTGACAGCACTTGGGTGTGCCTCGATCACAGTGCTACCGCCAAAGTCGGCGACGATCACCACGCCTGGCACACGCTGTTGGACCAGGCGCTGACCCAGCAGCGCTTCGAGCTGTACTTCCAGCCGGTTGTCTCCAGCCAGGACCCGCAACTGGTCTTGCACTACAAAGTACTGTCGCGCTTGCACGACGTTGACGGCCATACCCTACCCGCCGGGCGTTTCCTGCCGTGGCTTGAGCGTTTCGGCTGGTCGGCCCGCCTGGACCGCTTGATGCTGGAGCAAGTGCTTGAACAGATGACCAGCCACAGCCATAACCTGGCGCTGAACCTCTCAGCCGCGACTTTGCAGGACCCCCAGGCCCTGCAGCGCATTTATGACCTGCTGCGCCAGCACAGCAACCTCGGCCCGCGCCTCACCCTGGAAATCGGTGAAGAGCAACTGCCGGAGCAGCCTGTGCTGGAACAGATGACCCAGCGCCTGCGCGAACTGGGCTTCTCCCTGAGCCTCCAGCGTTTCGGTGGACGATTCAGCATGATCGGCAACCTGGCCCGCCTGGGCCTGGCGTACCTGAAAATCGACGGCAGCTACATCCGCGCCATCGACCAGGAAAGCGACAAGCGCCTGTTTATCGAAGCCATCCAGCGCGCGGCCCACAGCATCGACCTGCCGCTGATTGCCGAGCGTGTGGAGACCGAGGGTGAGCTGAAGGTGATTCGCGAGATGGGGATTTTTGGTGTGCAGGGCCAGTTGTTCGGCGAACCGGCGCCCTGGAAATAA